The Lacipirellula parvula genome window below encodes:
- a CDS encoding putative toxin-antitoxin system toxin component, PIN family, translating to MSTLAVYDCMLFLRAAARPRLARPLFDLVYQGDVTLCLGPETLAEIRDVLTRPKLLAKFPALTPEAVDAFLARHLRMATWINNVPEHYVLARDPKDSKYINLAVAANAPFLVTDDQDLLELMDSSSVVGTEFRNRFPSLRIVSAAEFEGIATPPSP from the coding sequence GTGAGTACGCTTGCCGTCTATGACTGCATGCTCTTTCTGCGAGCGGCAGCCCGCCCTCGTCTCGCACGGCCCCTTTTCGATTTAGTTTATCAGGGTGACGTGACGCTCTGTCTCGGACCAGAAACGCTGGCCGAGATTCGCGACGTTCTTACCCGACCAAAACTTCTCGCGAAGTTCCCAGCCCTGACCCCTGAAGCAGTTGATGCCTTTCTCGCTCGCCATCTTCGCATGGCGACTTGGATTAACAACGTGCCGGAGCACTACGTTCTTGCCCGCGATCCCAAAGACAGCAAGTACATTAACCTCGCTGTTGCCGCTAACGCTCCCTTCCTCGTCACTGACGATCAGGATCTGCTGGAGTTGATGGACTCTTCATCGGTGGTGGGAACGGAGTTTCGCAACCGCTTTCCAAGCCTTCGGATTGTCAGCGCTGCTGAGTTTGAGGGAATTGCAACGCCTCCTTCTCCTTAA
- a CDS encoding APC family permease, with protein MTTIFIVVSSTIGTGVMTTSGLTVYFVGSNQLMLALWVIGGVLAMCGALTLCELSASLPRTGGDYVFLYEAYGPLAAFLSGWVSFLIGFGGPIAASAWAAAEYLLAPLGLDNATGVPQQAVASVMIISLGLVHCRGRSSAMLTQGAMTAVKIAILVAMAIAGLVAGRGGWENLVDRPPLTPSVLITMASSLVYISYAYTGWNAAAYVAGEVDRPQEQMPRAILIGTGLVIVLYLMLNTTYGLALSAVDVRAIVGTPDNIDAIAPIAQIAAERLYGQRIADWLSVAIGLTLLASVSAYILTGPRVIYAMACAGHFPAGAGKISTRGTPVIATVLQGAWSLILLWTTSFEWILLYSGVGLAAFSMLTVNAVYVLRRRRPDLPRPFKTPGYPLVPAVFLVGTTLLTGAVIYERPVISSISLLTIAFGVPVYYVWVAVARRYSDE; from the coding sequence ATGACGACAATCTTCATTGTCGTCTCAAGCACCATCGGCACAGGAGTGATGACGACATCGGGACTCACGGTTTACTTCGTCGGCAGCAATCAACTAATGCTAGCCCTATGGGTAATCGGCGGGGTGCTGGCGATGTGCGGAGCACTGACGCTTTGCGAACTATCCGCCTCTTTGCCGCGCACCGGCGGTGATTATGTGTTCCTTTACGAGGCGTATGGCCCTTTGGCGGCGTTTCTCTCGGGTTGGGTGTCCTTCCTGATTGGCTTCGGCGGTCCGATCGCCGCGTCGGCGTGGGCAGCGGCCGAGTACCTACTCGCCCCTCTAGGATTAGACAACGCGACGGGAGTTCCTCAACAGGCGGTCGCCTCGGTGATGATCATCAGTCTAGGGCTAGTGCACTGCCGAGGCCGTAGTTCGGCAATGCTGACGCAGGGCGCGATGACCGCCGTGAAAATCGCGATACTCGTCGCGATGGCGATTGCCGGACTGGTGGCAGGTCGGGGCGGATGGGAAAATCTCGTCGACCGACCGCCACTGACGCCAAGTGTATTAATCACGATGGCGTCGTCATTGGTCTACATTTCTTACGCCTATACTGGCTGGAACGCTGCGGCGTACGTAGCCGGTGAGGTCGACCGGCCGCAGGAGCAGATGCCTCGCGCGATCTTGATAGGCACAGGCTTAGTGATCGTCCTCTACCTCATGTTGAACACGACGTATGGATTGGCACTTTCGGCCGTCGACGTTCGAGCGATCGTCGGCACGCCAGACAACATCGACGCGATCGCACCGATCGCACAGATTGCGGCAGAACGGTTGTATGGTCAGCGGATCGCCGATTGGTTATCAGTGGCGATTGGGCTGACGCTGCTTGCTTCCGTGAGCGCCTACATTCTAACGGGCCCACGAGTCATCTATGCGATGGCCTGTGCGGGGCATTTCCCCGCAGGGGCAGGTAAAATCTCGACTCGTGGTACTCCAGTGATCGCTACCGTATTGCAGGGCGCCTGGTCGCTGATACTACTCTGGACCACTTCGTTCGAGTGGATCTTACTCTATTCAGGCGTAGGCCTGGCGGCATTTTCAATGCTAACAGTGAATGCGGTGTACGTATTACGCCGCAGAAGGCCTGATCTTCCACGGCCATTCAAGACGCCTGGTTATCCTCTTGTACCGGCGGTCTTTCTAGTGGGGACCACGCTGCTAACTGGAGCCGTTATTTACGAACGTCCAGTTATCTCGTCCATTTCCCTGCTCACTATCGCTTTCGGTGTGCCGGTATATTACGTCTGGGTTGCCGTCGCTCGGCGCTATTCTGACGAGTGA
- a CDS encoding sensor histidine kinase produces MPFSSPFGPWRPAARVNYACFSWTGPKKHFDSPARERLFWLCRIRWGAFAGHFLFIAVAFYILNLSLRLTPFILVQAALALTNLGLHLSLRHHIAHLERLSACILTLDVLLLTVLLTSYGGYANPFSMMYLVHVVLASLLLGNVGTWGIATLSGISYGSLFMWYLPLPGMHMHHAESSTTFDLHLHGMLVAFILIACLIAGFISRMRRSVEQSERELTAMRSNEERLIALTQLAAGVAHELGTPLGSAMIVASELRASIDQMSSRDVADELDIMLTELTRCRTILGRMRAESGTLASQSNTDCTVEDLLKSAKALFPTRPISLSSPDRTAIVSIPFDSVLRSLSALISNAIDATSSGGRVSLTVFARPRWMEILVADDGPGMDHLTLKRAGEPFFTTKDPGRGTGLGLFLCRMFATRAGGNLQLSSKPGHGTVAILTIPQ; encoded by the coding sequence ATGCCATTTAGTTCACCTTTTGGGCCATGGCGACCCGCCGCTAGGGTCAACTATGCGTGCTTCAGCTGGACTGGCCCTAAAAAGCACTTCGATTCTCCAGCAAGAGAGCGCCTATTTTGGTTGTGCAGGATTCGCTGGGGCGCATTTGCCGGTCATTTCCTGTTCATCGCCGTTGCATTTTACATTCTGAATCTCTCTTTGAGATTGACTCCGTTCATTCTCGTCCAGGCCGCACTCGCTTTGACGAATCTCGGACTCCATCTCTCACTTCGCCACCATATTGCACATCTAGAACGGCTAAGCGCCTGCATCCTGACTCTCGATGTCTTGTTGCTAACTGTTCTGCTTACGTCATACGGGGGCTATGCGAATCCCTTCAGCATGATGTACTTGGTGCACGTGGTCTTAGCCTCGCTACTTCTTGGAAACGTCGGTACGTGGGGCATTGCGACCCTCTCCGGTATCTCGTACGGAAGTCTCTTTATGTGGTATCTCCCCCTCCCTGGGATGCATATGCATCACGCCGAGAGTTCGACCACCTTTGATCTTCATCTTCATGGCATGCTCGTAGCATTCATACTGATCGCGTGCCTCATCGCTGGATTTATTTCGCGCATGCGCCGCTCAGTCGAACAGAGTGAAAGAGAACTCACCGCGATGCGAAGCAACGAGGAGCGGTTAATCGCACTGACGCAGCTAGCAGCAGGCGTTGCACACGAGCTTGGCACGCCGCTGGGGTCCGCCATGATAGTTGCATCCGAATTGAGAGCTTCAATTGATCAGATGAGCAGCCGTGATGTCGCCGACGAACTCGACATCATGTTGACAGAGTTAACACGTTGTCGAACTATTTTAGGCAGAATGCGTGCTGAGTCAGGCACTCTCGCCTCTCAGTCCAATACGGATTGCACAGTCGAAGACCTTTTGAAATCCGCCAAAGCCCTCTTTCCCACTCGTCCAATTTCGCTATCTAGCCCAGACCGCACCGCCATTGTCTCAATCCCTTTCGATTCCGTCTTACGGTCGCTATCAGCTTTGATCTCAAACGCCATAGATGCGACAAGTTCCGGAGGTCGAGTCTCGCTCACAGTTTTCGCACGACCGAGATGGATGGAGATCCTGGTTGCCGACGATGGTCCGGGAATGGACCACTTAACTCTGAAGCGCGCCGGAGAACCGTTCTTCACCACCAAAGACCCAGGACGTGGTACCGGACTGGGACTTTTCCTATGCCGAATGTTTGCTACCCGTGCGGGAGGGAATCTTCAGCTTTCCTCGAAACCAGGTCACGGCACGGTCGCGATCCTAACTATTCCGCAATAG
- a CDS encoding response regulator transcription factor yields the protein MEHRKQFDLLIVDDDDPFRELMIKAFTRRGLSAIGANCVTHAIALCDDIIPSKAILDLRMPGPSGLVLVEFLKNKFPEIQIVILTAFGSIVSTEAAIKQGASAYLIKPCNISDVLAAFEPSSQQSDVPVDFPSIAQVEWDYIQRVLRDCGGNVTRTAQVLNLDRRSLQRRLANPPNLK from the coding sequence ATGGAACACCGGAAACAATTCGACCTGCTGATCGTTGATGACGATGATCCATTCCGCGAACTAATGATTAAAGCATTTACTCGACGGGGACTTTCAGCGATCGGCGCAAATTGCGTAACGCATGCCATCGCTTTGTGTGATGACATAATTCCGAGTAAGGCGATTCTCGACCTTCGAATGCCAGGTCCGTCAGGACTTGTGCTTGTCGAGTTCCTAAAGAACAAGTTCCCAGAAATTCAGATCGTGATCCTTACGGCATTTGGAAGCATCGTGTCGACTGAAGCCGCCATTAAGCAGGGAGCTTCTGCCTATCTCATAAAACCGTGCAATATATCTGACGTATTGGCCGCGTTTGAGCCATCCTCTCAACAAAGCGATGTCCCGGTTGACTTTCCATCAATCGCACAAGTTGAGTGGGATTACATACAGCGTGTACTCCGCGACTGCGGCGGTAACGTGACTCGAACTGCGCAAGTCTTGAATCTCGACCGAAGATCGCTCCAGCGACGGCTCGCTAACCCACCGAATCTAAAGTGA
- a CDS encoding class I SAM-dependent methyltransferase has product MNISSNPVVVLAIAVSIAWVSEWKEVAAAETNGKTTAQQEAQQEEHRMHNHHQHRHPFADPAEMQKKWNDPERDKWQQPNTIVKALALKPGDAVADIGAGTGYMVAPLSKAVGQDGTVVAIDSSPEMVKYLAERKAELGPANIVPRKVDANDPELDAASMDAVLTLDTWHHLDGREAYAKKVYDGLKQGGRFVVVDYAVDAEVGPPKAMRITPDQVTKQLEEAGFEVKTIRESMPRHYIVVGTKN; this is encoded by the coding sequence ATGAATATCAGTTCCAACCCTGTGGTCGTGCTTGCAATTGCAGTCAGCATCGCATGGGTCAGTGAATGGAAGGAAGTCGCTGCGGCTGAGACCAACGGGAAGACGACCGCTCAACAAGAAGCTCAACAGGAGGAACATCGTATGCATAACCATCACCAACATCGACACCCTTTTGCAGATCCTGCTGAAATGCAGAAGAAGTGGAACGATCCAGAACGTGACAAGTGGCAACAGCCGAACACGATCGTCAAAGCCCTAGCCTTGAAGCCCGGCGACGCCGTCGCCGACATCGGCGCGGGGACGGGCTACATGGTGGCTCCCTTGAGTAAGGCAGTAGGGCAAGATGGAACAGTCGTAGCCATCGATTCGTCGCCGGAGATGGTCAAGTATCTGGCCGAACGAAAAGCTGAACTAGGTCCGGCGAATATTGTGCCTCGCAAAGTGGACGCGAACGATCCGGAGTTGGACGCCGCATCCATGGACGCAGTGTTGACTCTCGACACTTGGCATCACCTCGACGGTCGAGAGGCATACGCCAAGAAGGTGTACGACGGCCTGAAGCAGGGCGGAAGGTTTGTGGTGGTGGATTATGCCGTCGACGCGGAAGTCGGGCCGCCGAAAGCGATGCGGATCACGCCGGACCAAGTGACCAAGCAACTCGAAGAGGCTGGCTTTGAAGTCAAAACCATTCGCGAATCAATGCCACGGCATTACATCGTCGTTGGCACCAAGAATTAG
- a CDS encoding class I SAM-dependent methyltransferase — MPPELQKPSAAFSDPEAVARYAEGPPRLVPGFADMHRMAALLLAERVPEKGSVLIVGAGGGLELKTFAQASPSWVIDGIDPSMEMLDLAKKYLESCPSRVQLHHGFINVAPEGPYDAATCLLTMHFASIEERREMAAEVFRRLKPGAPFVVVHFSIPEGATQRSIWASRFAAFAMSSGLSVADAQRARTALELYLTVLSPEQDEAILRDTGFTNVSLFYAGFAFRGWVAYAPNAPMEST, encoded by the coding sequence ATGCCACCTGAGTTGCAAAAGCCTTCTGCTGCTTTCTCGGATCCGGAAGCCGTCGCCCGCTACGCAGAAGGACCACCGCGCCTAGTGCCAGGCTTTGCCGACATGCACCGGATGGCGGCGCTCCTGCTTGCCGAACGAGTTCCCGAAAAAGGTAGTGTGCTCATCGTGGGGGCGGGAGGAGGACTGGAGCTGAAGACGTTCGCACAAGCGTCTCCTAGCTGGGTGATCGATGGGATCGACCCATCCATGGAAATGCTAGATCTCGCTAAGAAATACCTCGAATCGTGCCCATCACGAGTTCAACTTCACCATGGCTTCATCAACGTCGCGCCCGAAGGACCGTACGACGCGGCGACCTGTCTTTTGACCATGCATTTTGCATCAATTGAAGAGCGGCGGGAAATGGCGGCCGAGGTGTTTCGCCGACTGAAACCTGGCGCACCCTTTGTGGTGGTTCACTTCAGCATTCCAGAGGGTGCAACTCAGCGGTCGATTTGGGCGTCGCGTTTCGCCGCGTTCGCCATGTCTTCCGGCCTCAGCGTCGCCGACGCGCAGAGGGCTCGGACCGCACTCGAATTGTATTTGACCGTTCTCTCACCAGAACAGGATGAAGCCATCTTGCGTGATACGGGATTCACAAACGTCAGCTTGTTCTACGCCGGATTCGCCTTTCGCGGGTGGGTGGCCTACGCGCCCAATGCGCCCATGGAATCGACGTGA
- a CDS encoding PEP-CTERM sorting domain-containing protein gives MKYTLAMVFALAAGICYGHGNPIHVNVTNGRLVVSGGLSTPGGFVSMAFDDHEDAYLDVAPGFTLGSTLPGYDVNGMEAESQLNIEVIARPDFTLPNGPLRWMWFWDKESQQLDIAPSNPTLEMASQRLLGNVVLTQFDAPTTGASMQVLQPLSTDLGTHQHPILYLLDDAPAAKFGAYGLFARLTSPSYGSSEPFLIALNYNLSVEDFQIAAKEINAAAKLPGDYDNNDVVDGGDFLLWQRTLHSTTELEADGSLNGVIDADDLTLWKENFGRVTTTSVSPIPEPSTLVLLGLNLCGLWRFRRLAVNGNE, from the coding sequence ATGAAATACACGCTCGCGATGGTTTTCGCGCTGGCGGCAGGAATCTGTTACGGCCACGGGAACCCGATACATGTCAATGTCACGAATGGTCGACTCGTTGTTAGCGGCGGTCTTAGTACGCCCGGTGGTTTCGTCAGCATGGCTTTCGATGACCACGAGGATGCCTACCTGGATGTTGCGCCGGGCTTCACTCTCGGTTCTACGCTGCCGGGGTACGATGTGAATGGAATGGAAGCAGAGAGCCAGCTGAATATCGAGGTCATTGCGAGACCGGATTTCACCCTCCCGAACGGACCGCTGCGGTGGATGTGGTTTTGGGATAAGGAATCGCAGCAGCTTGATATCGCTCCGAGTAACCCAACTCTTGAAATGGCCTCTCAGCGGCTGTTGGGAAACGTCGTACTAACGCAATTCGATGCACCGACTACGGGGGCGTCGATGCAAGTGTTGCAGCCACTATCCACTGACCTAGGGACGCACCAACATCCGATTCTGTATTTGTTGGACGATGCCCCAGCGGCGAAGTTTGGTGCTTACGGTTTATTCGCCCGGCTAACGTCGCCGAGCTATGGATCGTCAGAGCCGTTCTTAATTGCCTTGAATTACAACCTGTCGGTTGAGGACTTCCAGATCGCTGCAAAAGAAATCAATGCTGCGGCGAAGCTCCCCGGGGACTATGACAACAATGACGTTGTCGATGGAGGCGACTTTCTCCTCTGGCAACGCACCCTTCATTCCACGACCGAACTTGAGGCCGATGGCTCGTTGAACGGCGTAATAGATGCGGATGACCTCACCTTGTGGAAAGAGAACTTCGGAAGGGTCACCACAACTTCGGTATCGCCCATTCCTGAACCGTCTACACTCGTTCTTCTGGGGCTGAATTTATGCGGCTTGTGGCGATTTCGACGTCTGGCTGTGAATGGTAACGAATGA
- a CDS encoding PEP-CTERM sorting domain-containing protein: MIDDYTPVSPATSIYVLPVTSVSNIWVVQPPGTTGSGPGIAPGVGFVDAASHPFKTGNYTTSIVDGLKKWNGTSFVDTGDSQLQLYKTVSGNPLTATTTDSGPFASLTYPLTVTSDEAHTGMGFRFLGDGVSNTSTLADGVYLLSLKVSNETLTESDPFYFVLPKGVTSTEAGAATFAFAQQQGIGAGAIQAMTAIPEPASLGLAALALGSCAMLRRKR; this comes from the coding sequence ATGATCGACGACTACACGCCCGTGAGCCCGGCAACGTCGATTTACGTTTTGCCGGTGACGAGCGTTTCCAATATCTGGGTTGTGCAGCCACCCGGAACCACGGGTTCCGGTCCCGGCATCGCTCCTGGAGTTGGGTTCGTTGATGCAGCTTCCCATCCGTTTAAGACAGGGAACTACACGACGAGCATCGTGGACGGGTTGAAGAAGTGGAATGGAACGAGCTTCGTCGATACGGGTGATTCGCAATTGCAGTTGTATAAGACGGTGAGCGGAAATCCGCTGACTGCGACGACGACTGATAGCGGGCCTTTTGCATCGCTCACCTATCCTTTGACGGTGACCAGCGACGAAGCTCACACAGGCATGGGTTTCCGGTTTCTAGGCGATGGCGTCTCGAATACCAGCACATTAGCGGACGGCGTTTACCTTCTCAGCCTCAAAGTGTCGAACGAGACGCTCACTGAGTCGGACCCGTTTTATTTCGTGCTGCCAAAGGGAGTCACATCCACGGAAGCCGGTGCGGCGACGTTTGCATTTGCGCAGCAACAGGGAATTGGCGCAGGAGCCATCCAGGCCATGACGGCCATCCCTGAGCCTGCGAGCCTGGGCCTTGCGGCTCTTGCTTTGGGCAGTTGTGCAATGCTGCGTCGAAAGCGATAA
- a CDS encoding DUF932 domain-containing protein, with amino-acid sequence MKETLPRSNKPLQFYHRDQVIRSIHGTGYTRLHDSDVVAMLQEFAVDFQPPQVGMNGATGLYAGEQDLFCFLIDPQGWTEIEGEAFAPGFFIWNSEVGKRSIGIETFWFQAVCQNHIVWDATEVVEFTRKHTSSVHSALTEMKRIIEALVAKRDERRAGFIEVIGRAMRTKLGDDADEVLKTLTKNGIGRSVAKQAMAIAEQQGRFTIFALVDALTRMSGEIVNAGDRTDADERAGALLALAQ; translated from the coding sequence TTGAAAGAAACGTTGCCGCGCAGCAACAAGCCGCTTCAGTTCTATCACAGGGATCAGGTAATTCGATCGATTCACGGAACGGGATACACCCGGCTCCATGATTCGGACGTGGTTGCCATGCTGCAAGAGTTCGCAGTCGACTTCCAGCCACCCCAGGTCGGGATGAATGGAGCGACGGGCCTCTACGCAGGAGAGCAGGATCTATTCTGCTTTCTGATTGATCCCCAAGGCTGGACTGAAATCGAAGGCGAAGCTTTCGCTCCCGGATTCTTCATCTGGAATTCGGAGGTCGGCAAGCGTTCGATCGGCATCGAGACGTTCTGGTTCCAGGCAGTGTGTCAGAACCACATCGTCTGGGACGCGACAGAGGTCGTTGAGTTCACCCGCAAGCATACCTCAAGCGTTCACTCAGCACTCACTGAGATGAAACGAATCATTGAGGCACTTGTCGCGAAGCGCGACGAGCGGCGTGCGGGATTCATCGAAGTCATTGGCAGAGCAATGCGCACGAAGCTCGGCGATGACGCCGACGAAGTGCTAAAGACGCTGACGAAAAACGGCATTGGCCGTAGCGTTGCAAAGCAAGCGATGGCAATTGCCGAGCAGCAGGGTCGTTTCACGATCTTCGCTCTCGTCGACGCCCTCACTCGCATGTCGGGTGAGATCGTTAACGCCGGTGACCGTACCGACGCTGACGAAAGGGCAGGGGCTCTTCTGGCCTTAGCCCAATAG
- a CDS encoding replication initiator protein A, translating into MEEQLREETWKPLWNFDLTDGRDELNLAEFPLAAIANRVPQGQKTFSFEDQVWDEGAKQKVNRKLTISGSDQFGLPTARDNDVLLALIHLTKCRNSFREPTVHFTRYELVKFLKWDDGGKSYRRLEHSLNVLASVTLFYNRAWWDLKGKSWRNRTFHILESVDLRGRESVGAGEQPLSSLTWNGTIFASFAANYIKKLNLEVYFQLDGAAARQAYRFLDKRFYHKRRWEFDIRVFACEHLGLSRSYDTGQLKRKLEPAFQELERIHFIKPMSRHERFVKRGPGNWIVIAEKSEKQIAVAEEKGLGRSAAKLVERGVTRTVAEEIATEFSAGQIERQIAAFDQLPKEKRLAIKNGGGYLVRAIRADYSVSPASKLEAKEVLKPREIQLTVEDRKRESRRAYWKGLSVSEKAAIEKLAFEHADSFVLSGWERALESGSEALTTGYRNTIIDQELDRMLCVS; encoded by the coding sequence ATGGAAGAGCAGCTAAGAGAAGAGACTTGGAAGCCGCTGTGGAATTTCGATCTGACCGATGGTCGCGACGAGTTGAACCTTGCCGAGTTCCCGCTTGCCGCAATTGCGAATCGAGTGCCTCAGGGACAGAAAACATTTTCATTTGAAGACCAGGTCTGGGACGAGGGAGCGAAGCAGAAAGTCAATCGCAAGCTCACGATCTCAGGCTCAGATCAATTCGGACTGCCGACTGCACGCGACAACGATGTGCTGCTGGCCCTCATCCATCTAACGAAATGCCGAAATTCGTTTCGCGAACCGACTGTCCACTTCACGCGATATGAGCTGGTGAAGTTTTTGAAATGGGATGACGGCGGGAAATCGTATCGGCGGCTCGAACATTCGCTGAACGTGCTTGCGAGCGTCACGCTTTTCTACAATCGCGCGTGGTGGGATCTAAAAGGCAAGAGCTGGCGCAATCGCACGTTTCACATTTTGGAATCGGTCGATCTTCGCGGGAGGGAGTCGGTTGGGGCGGGAGAGCAACCACTTTCGTCCCTCACTTGGAACGGAACAATCTTCGCGAGCTTTGCGGCAAACTACATCAAGAAGTTGAACCTCGAAGTCTATTTCCAGTTAGACGGCGCTGCGGCGCGACAAGCCTATCGATTTCTCGATAAACGCTTCTATCACAAGCGACGATGGGAGTTTGATATCCGCGTGTTCGCCTGTGAGCATCTAGGCCTCAGCCGGAGCTACGATACAGGCCAGCTAAAGCGGAAGCTTGAACCCGCATTTCAGGAGTTGGAGCGAATCCATTTCATTAAGCCAATGTCACGCCACGAGCGGTTCGTGAAACGTGGTCCAGGAAATTGGATCGTCATCGCAGAGAAAAGTGAAAAGCAAATCGCGGTGGCCGAAGAAAAGGGACTAGGTAGATCAGCAGCGAAGTTAGTTGAGCGTGGTGTTACGCGAACAGTCGCTGAGGAAATCGCGACTGAGTTTTCCGCTGGTCAGATTGAAAGGCAGATTGCGGCTTTCGACCAGCTTCCAAAAGAGAAGCGCTTGGCCATCAAAAATGGTGGCGGGTACTTGGTGAGAGCGATCAGGGCCGACTACTCCGTCAGCCCGGCATCGAAACTAGAAGCGAAGGAAGTCTTAAAGCCTCGCGAGATCCAACTGACTGTTGAAGACAGAAAACGCGAGTCGCGACGAGCCTATTGGAAGGGACTATCAGTTTCAGAGAAGGCAGCAATCGAGAAGCTTGCCTTCGAGCACGCTGATTCATTTGTCCTTAGTGGATGGGAGCGGGCGCTTGAATCCGGTTCTGAAGCTCTAACTACGGGCTACCGAAACACAATTATCGATCAGGAGCTGGATCGAATGCTGTGTGTGTCTTAG
- a CDS encoding ParA family protein, with amino-acid sequence MMIVFANTKGGVGKSTLAVHLAVWLFDRGAKVALLDVDRQLSARQWIEEVEPQITARTAGTPEDVLSEAQSLAESHDFVIADGPGGLNDSSRTLLILADLAIFPISPSILDLRSVAEATQALKYAQSINGGKVQGRLVLNRMRTRDKISREMAEAAPSLGLQVTKSHIRDLQPYRDAAQQGTVVTRMGYKAKEAAAELTQLFVELMTDKLAFLGTEEQPKTGKVAANE; translated from the coding sequence ATGATGATTGTCTTTGCAAACACGAAGGGCGGAGTAGGGAAGTCGACCCTCGCCGTCCACCTCGCCGTCTGGCTTTTCGACCGTGGGGCCAAGGTCGCACTTCTCGACGTTGACCGGCAGCTCTCGGCACGGCAGTGGATCGAAGAAGTTGAGCCTCAAATTACAGCGCGCACAGCGGGCACGCCCGAAGATGTCCTCTCAGAAGCCCAGAGTTTGGCTGAGTCGCACGATTTCGTCATCGCCGATGGTCCGGGTGGTCTGAACGATTCGAGCCGCACACTTCTCATTCTGGCCGATCTCGCGATCTTTCCGATCTCGCCCTCGATACTCGATTTGCGGTCGGTAGCCGAAGCGACTCAGGCGCTGAAATATGCCCAGTCGATCAACGGTGGAAAAGTTCAAGGGCGACTCGTCCTGAACCGCATGCGAACGCGGGACAAAATCTCTCGCGAGATGGCAGAAGCGGCGCCGAGCCTCGGGCTCCAAGTGACGAAATCACACATCCGCGACCTGCAACCGTACCGCGACGCCGCGCAACAAGGCACGGTCGTGACACGAATGGGGTACAAGGCAAAGGAAGCTGCCGCCGAACTGACGCAGCTCTTCGTTGAACTAATGACCGACAAACTTGCGTTCCTCGGAACAGAGGAACAGCCGAAAACAGGAAAGGTAGCAGCCAATGAATGA
- a CDS encoding type II secretion system protein, with the protein MHVARRAMTLVELLVVIAIIGAMVALLLPAVQSARASARSAACKNQLRQIGFAIIGFCDSNEGQFPHNVHFGETLSWVDTLAPYMESVDAIRICPEDPIADERLAIKGSSYVANDFIINDIAANQVSDKVRFLRQIESTHRTMVGFEIADKWGADPKKIVEHAHASNWFTPLNIQRGFVTWAIEQDIHLERHFSASNYLFLDAHVETISSDQIKQWVDEGFDFSKPQ; encoded by the coding sequence ATGCACGTAGCCCGAAGGGCGATGACACTAGTCGAACTATTAGTGGTTATCGCAATTATCGGCGCGATGGTTGCATTGCTCTTACCGGCGGTACAGAGCGCGCGGGCTTCCGCGCGCTCTGCCGCTTGCAAGAACCAACTACGACAGATTGGTTTTGCGATCATCGGCTTTTGCGATTCAAACGAAGGGCAATTTCCACACAACGTCCACTTCGGCGAGACGCTTAGTTGGGTCGATACCCTTGCTCCATACATGGAGAGTGTTGATGCCATTCGGATCTGTCCGGAAGACCCGATTGCTGACGAGCGCCTGGCTATCAAGGGTAGTAGCTACGTCGCCAATGATTTCATCATTAATGACATTGCTGCCAACCAGGTCTCCGACAAAGTGCGATTCCTACGTCAGATCGAAAGCACCCATCGGACGATGGTTGGATTTGAAATTGCAGACAAATGGGGAGCCGACCCTAAGAAAATCGTCGAGCACGCCCACGCATCGAACTGGTTCACGCCACTTAACATCCAGCGTGGTTTTGTGACCTGGGCAATAGAGCAGGACATTCATCTAGAGAGACATTTTAGCGCCTCAAATTACCTTTTCCTTGACGCCCACGTTGAGACGATAAGCTCCGATCAAATAAAGCAGTGGGTCGATGAGGGATTTGATTTTTCCAAGCCTCAGTAG